From a region of the Bradyrhizobium diazoefficiens genome:
- a CDS encoding CusA/CzcA family heavy metal efflux RND transporter, translating to MDRLVALAVNRRFLMVGMFVVVLIGGLIAFNQLNIEAYPDPTPPMVDIVTQSPGLSAEEIERYITIPIETQVAGLKNLTTIRTISLYGLSDVKLQFSFAYTYDEALQQVLNRLAQLAPLPGNVQPQISPLSPVGEIFRYRLVGPPNYSVLDLKTIQDWILQRRFRAVPGVIDVAGWGGKSKTYELEVDFSKLVANGLTLPQLLQAVGNSNVNVGGNTVDIGQQSAVVRGVGLIRSIDDLANTMVAQTGGNPVLVKDVATVTVGQKPRLGIAGLDESDDIVQGIVLMRRGEQSSPTIKRVHQLVQTINDSSILPPGVRIERIYDRGDLIELTTHTVLHNMVVGILLIVLLQWIFLGDLRSALIVGATIPFALFFAVIILVLRGESANLLSVGAIDFGLIVDATVIMVEAIFRRLTQTTPMSQAEHMSDETLFGMKSHAILSAAADVSRSIFFAAAIIIAAFLPLFTLSGVEGNIFGPMARTYAYALAGGLLATFTVTPALSAIILPAHVEETETRVMLILHRLYSPLLQWAVANRAIVLGGAVGLVLMTVALGRLLGLEFLPKLEEGNLWIRATLPPTISLQEGNSYVNEMRKTILARPEVESVVSQHGRPDDGTDAAGFFNAEFFAPLKPASQWPGTHDKEELTAELLKQLDDRFPGVEFNFSQYLQDNVSEAVSGVKGENSIKLFGSDLQALTDTANKIKSVLATVQGVTDLAVFTSLGQPTVQIDIDRAKAARYGLTPGDINATIKVAIGGDTAGDLYEAGSDRHFPIIVRLAPEYRRSAEAIQNLRIGAPGPNGTVTQIPLSELANISLVSGAAYIYREQQERYLPIKFSVRERDLGSAIREAQDKIAEQVQLPPGSRMEWVGEFGNLQDAIRRLSIVVPISLALIGVLLWFNFGSMTDTLLAMSVIPMAIFGGVLGLLISGTAFSVSAAIGFIALFGIAVMDGIIILSQFNQLIEEGMDRMSAVVRTGELQLRPVLMTCVVAGVGLLPAALSEGIGSQVQKPLAVVVVTGMMLAPVVILVTLPVLISFFSRRAR from the coding sequence ATGGATCGTCTCGTCGCCCTTGCCGTCAACCGGCGCTTCCTGATGGTCGGGATGTTCGTCGTCGTGCTGATCGGCGGCCTGATCGCGTTCAACCAGCTCAACATCGAGGCCTATCCCGATCCGACCCCGCCGATGGTCGACATCGTGACGCAGAGCCCGGGGCTGTCGGCGGAGGAGATCGAGCGTTACATCACGATCCCGATCGAGACCCAGGTCGCAGGTCTGAAGAATCTGACGACCATTCGCACCATCTCGCTCTACGGCCTCTCCGACGTCAAACTCCAGTTCTCCTTCGCCTACACCTATGACGAGGCCCTGCAGCAGGTTTTGAACCGCCTGGCTCAGCTGGCGCCGCTGCCCGGCAACGTGCAGCCCCAGATATCGCCGCTCAGCCCGGTCGGCGAGATCTTCCGCTACCGTCTCGTCGGGCCACCGAACTACAGCGTACTCGATCTCAAGACGATTCAAGACTGGATCCTTCAGCGCCGCTTTCGCGCCGTGCCAGGGGTCATCGACGTCGCCGGGTGGGGTGGCAAGAGCAAGACCTACGAGCTTGAGGTCGACTTCAGCAAGCTGGTCGCCAACGGTCTGACGCTGCCGCAATTGCTCCAGGCGGTCGGCAATTCCAACGTCAATGTCGGCGGCAACACCGTCGATATCGGCCAGCAATCGGCCGTCGTGCGCGGCGTCGGCCTGATCCGGTCGATCGACGATCTCGCCAATACTATGGTGGCGCAGACAGGCGGCAATCCGGTGCTGGTCAAGGACGTCGCCACCGTCACCGTCGGCCAGAAACCCCGTCTCGGCATCGCCGGCCTTGACGAGTCCGACGACATCGTGCAGGGCATCGTCCTGATGCGGCGCGGCGAGCAGAGCTCGCCAACCATCAAGCGTGTCCACCAGCTCGTCCAGACCATCAACGATTCCAGCATCCTGCCGCCCGGCGTGCGCATCGAGCGCATCTACGACCGCGGCGACCTGATCGAGCTCACCACCCACACCGTGCTGCACAACATGGTGGTCGGCATTCTGCTGATCGTGCTGTTGCAGTGGATCTTTCTCGGCGACCTGCGCAGTGCGCTGATCGTCGGCGCCACCATTCCGTTCGCGCTGTTCTTTGCCGTCATCATCCTGGTGCTGCGCGGGGAATCGGCGAACCTGCTATCGGTCGGAGCGATCGATTTCGGTCTGATCGTCGATGCCACCGTCATCATGGTGGAAGCGATCTTCCGCCGTCTGACGCAAACGACGCCGATGTCGCAAGCCGAGCATATGTCCGATGAGACGCTGTTTGGCATGAAGAGCCACGCCATCCTCAGCGCGGCCGCCGACGTCTCGCGTTCGATCTTCTTCGCCGCGGCGATCATCATCGCGGCCTTCCTGCCGCTGTTCACGCTCTCCGGCGTTGAGGGCAATATCTTCGGGCCGATGGCGCGGACCTATGCCTATGCGCTGGCCGGCGGGCTCCTTGCGACGTTCACCGTCACGCCGGCGTTGTCCGCGATCATCCTGCCCGCGCATGTCGAGGAAACCGAGACCAGGGTCATGCTGATCCTGCACCGGCTGTATTCGCCGTTGCTGCAATGGGCGGTCGCAAACCGCGCCATCGTGCTCGGCGGGGCCGTCGGCCTCGTGCTGATGACGGTGGCGCTCGGCCGGCTGCTCGGCCTCGAATTCCTGCCCAAGCTGGAAGAGGGCAATCTCTGGATCCGCGCCACGCTGCCGCCGACCATCTCGCTCCAGGAAGGCAATTCCTACGTCAACGAGATGCGCAAGACGATCCTCGCCCGGCCCGAGGTCGAGTCCGTGGTATCGCAGCACGGTCGTCCTGACGACGGCACCGACGCAGCCGGCTTCTTCAACGCCGAGTTCTTCGCGCCGCTTAAGCCCGCGAGCCAATGGCCCGGCACGCACGACAAGGAAGAGCTGACCGCGGAACTGCTCAAGCAGCTCGATGACCGCTTTCCCGGCGTCGAGTTCAACTTCTCGCAATATCTCCAGGACAACGTATCCGAAGCCGTCTCCGGCGTGAAGGGCGAGAACTCGATCAAGCTGTTCGGCAGCGATCTTCAGGCGCTCACCGACACCGCCAACAAGATCAAGTCGGTGCTGGCCACCGTGCAGGGCGTCACCGATCTTGCGGTGTTCACGTCGCTCGGCCAGCCGACCGTTCAGATCGACATCGACCGCGCCAAGGCCGCGCGCTATGGGCTTACTCCCGGCGACATCAACGCGACCATCAAGGTCGCGATCGGCGGCGACACGGCGGGAGATCTCTACGAGGCCGGCTCCGATCGTCACTTCCCGATCATCGTCCGCCTCGCGCCGGAATACCGCCGGAGTGCCGAGGCGATCCAGAATTTGCGCATCGGCGCGCCCGGGCCGAACGGCACCGTCACGCAGATTCCCCTTAGCGAGCTCGCCAACATCAGCCTCGTCTCCGGCGCGGCCTACATCTATCGCGAGCAGCAGGAGCGCTATCTGCCGATCAAGTTCTCGGTGCGCGAGCGCGACCTCGGCAGTGCGATCCGCGAGGCGCAGGACAAGATAGCGGAGCAGGTGCAGTTGCCGCCCGGCTCGCGCATGGAATGGGTCGGCGAATTCGGCAATCTCCAGGACGCGATCCGGCGGCTGTCGATCGTGGTGCCGATCTCGCTGGCGCTGATCGGCGTGCTGCTCTGGTTCAATTTCGGCTCGATGACCGACACGCTGCTGGCAATGAGCGTGATCCCGATGGCGATCTTTGGCGGCGTGCTGGGCCTCTTGATCTCCGGTACGGCGTTCAGTGTCTCCGCAGCGATCGGCTTCATCGCGCTGTTCGGCATCGCCGTGATGGACGGAATCATCATCCTGTCGCAATTCAACCAGCTCATCGAAGAGGGCATGGACCGCATGAGCGCGGTGGTGCGTACCGGTGAGCTGCAGCTCCGGCCGGTGCTGATGACGTGCGTCGTCGCTGGCGTCGGCCTGCTGCCGGCGGCGCTGTCGGAGGGGATCGGCTCGCAGGTGCAAAAGCCGCTCGCGGTCGTCGTCGTCACCGGCATGATGCTGGCGCCGGTCGTGATCCTCGTGACGTTGCCGGTCCTGATCTCGTTCTTCTCGCGCCGCGCGCGCTGA
- a CDS encoding amidohydrolase family protein: protein MLSRRGVLFASLAAGAAMTSKAHARASQPATPVNFDVPAHACDCHTHIHGDVEKFPFFAGRVYTPEPASPDEMAALHKALHIERVVIVTPSVYGTDNSSTLFGMKARGATSRGVAVIDDKTTEAQLDTMQQEGFRGIRINLATGGISDPNVGRARFTAAVERMKARGWHVQLYTTLPMISAIKDLVLAAPVPAVFDHFGGLEASLGLEQPGFADLAALVKSGKAYVKISGAYRSSRLAPDYQDMAPYARALIAANADRVVWGTDWPHPDSSHVEGRKPTDIAPLYQIDDGRLLNQLPVWAPDADVRKKILVDNPARLYGF from the coding sequence ATGCTCAGCCGACGCGGCGTCCTGTTCGCCTCCCTTGCGGCCGGAGCAGCCATGACCAGCAAAGCCCACGCACGTGCCTCTCAGCCCGCGACACCGGTCAATTTCGACGTCCCCGCCCATGCCTGCGATTGCCACACCCACATCCATGGCGATGTCGAAAAGTTTCCGTTCTTCGCAGGCCGCGTCTACACGCCGGAGCCGGCAAGCCCCGACGAAATGGCCGCCCTGCACAAGGCGCTGCATATCGAGCGCGTGGTGATCGTCACGCCGAGCGTCTACGGCACCGACAACTCCTCGACCCTGTTCGGTATGAAGGCGCGCGGCGCAACCTCGCGCGGCGTGGCCGTGATCGACGACAAGACCACCGAGGCGCAGCTCGATACGATGCAGCAGGAAGGCTTCCGCGGCATCCGCATCAATCTGGCGACCGGCGGCATCAGCGATCCCAATGTCGGCCGCGCCCGCTTCACCGCGGCCGTCGAGCGCATGAAGGCGCGCGGTTGGCACGTGCAGCTCTATACGACGCTGCCGATGATTTCCGCGATCAAGGACCTCGTGCTGGCCGCGCCCGTGCCCGCCGTGTTCGATCATTTCGGCGGGCTCGAGGCGTCGCTCGGGCTGGAGCAGCCGGGATTTGCCGACCTGGCCGCGCTCGTCAAGTCCGGCAAGGCCTATGTGAAGATCTCCGGCGCCTATCGCTCGTCGAGGCTCGCGCCCGACTATCAGGACATGGCGCCCTATGCGCGTGCGCTGATCGCGGCAAATGCCGACCGCGTCGTCTGGGGCACCGACTGGCCGCATCCGGATTCCAGTCACGTCGAGGGACGCAAGCCCACCGACATCGCGCCCCTCTATCAGATCGACGACGGCCGCCTGCTCAACCAGCTCCCGGTGTGGGCGCCGGATGCCGATGTGCGCAAGAAGATCCTCGTCGACAACCCCGCACGACTCTACGGGTTCTGA
- a CDS encoding addiction module antidote protein codes for MPKVVKTTAKTASKTTRFDAADYLDTEERQAAYIAAALETGDADFVRDALGLVARARGMSTIAKKAGLNRESLYKALGETGNPEFGTVMRIVGALGLTLSAQPATSGRMSKRHRAA; via the coding sequence ATGCCAAAGGTAGTAAAAACGACGGCCAAAACGGCATCCAAGACGACACGTTTCGACGCCGCCGACTATCTCGACACTGAAGAGCGCCAGGCGGCCTATATCGCGGCCGCGCTGGAAACCGGCGACGCCGATTTCGTGCGCGACGCGCTCGGCCTCGTCGCGCGAGCGCGCGGCATGAGCACGATAGCAAAGAAGGCCGGCTTAAACCGCGAAAGTTTGTACAAGGCGCTCGGAGAGACCGGAAATCCCGAGTTCGGGACGGTCATGCGCATTGTCGGGGCGTTGGGCCTGACACTATCAGCCCAACCCGCGACAAGCGGACGAATGTCAAAGCGCCATCGCGCCGCCTGA
- a CDS encoding type II toxin-antitoxin system RelE/ParE family toxin, producing the protein MRQTRHFSEWLDRLKDANAVARITARIRRMELDNPDDSKNVGRNVREMRIDYGAGYRIYYVQHGTQIMILLCGGDKRTQRQDIKLAQQLAETL; encoded by the coding sequence GTGCGGCAGACCAGACATTTTTCGGAGTGGCTGGACCGCCTCAAGGACGCCAATGCGGTCGCCCGGATCACGGCTCGCATTCGCCGCATGGAGTTGGACAATCCCGACGACAGCAAGAACGTGGGCCGCAACGTCCGAGAAATGCGCATCGACTACGGCGCGGGCTACCGGATCTATTATGTGCAGCACGGAACGCAGATCATGATTCTGCTATGTGGCGGCGACAAGCGGACGCAACGACAAGACATCAAGCTAGCCCAGCAACTAGCGGAGACATTGTGA
- a CDS encoding TolC family outer membrane protein, with protein sequence MTRHRSGVGPVFATWTTLAFCCGLPSAGWAEALPDALAKAYQTNPQLNAERARQRATDENVPQALAGYRPQIVASLSAGLQSVRNLLPDNTIQTGNLKPWIIGVTVTQTLFNGFRTANSVRAAELQVQSGREALRNVGQGVLLDAVTAYTNVLANQSLVEAQRSNVAFLRETLSVTQRRLNAGDVTPTDSAQAEARLNRGLADLNAAEVALAISQATYAQVIGNSPSQLRPAEVVDRYLPKSREDAITMAIRQHPAVMAASFDVDVASTNIRIAEGTLLPSATIQGSASKSRNNDPTLGTFAEDQASIVANVTAPIYDGGQAASQTRQAKEVTAQSRLVLDQVRNQARTAAVSAWVANEGAKIAVSASESEVKAATVALQGVQREAAGGQRTTVDVLNSQADRIQAKARLIGALRDRVIASYTLLSAVGHLDVKTLNLNTPDYLPELHYHQVRDAWHGLRTPSGQ encoded by the coding sequence ATGACGCGGCATCGATCGGGCGTGGGTCCCGTGTTTGCGACATGGACCACGCTGGCGTTCTGCTGCGGCCTGCCCTCCGCCGGCTGGGCCGAAGCCCTGCCGGATGCGCTGGCCAAGGCCTACCAGACCAACCCGCAACTCAATGCCGAGCGCGCGCGGCAGCGCGCGACCGACGAGAACGTGCCGCAAGCGCTTGCCGGCTACCGGCCGCAGATCGTGGCGAGCCTCAGCGCCGGCCTGCAATCGGTGCGCAATCTCCTGCCCGACAACACGATCCAGACCGGCAATCTGAAGCCATGGATCATCGGCGTCACCGTGACGCAGACCCTGTTCAACGGCTTCCGCACCGCCAACAGCGTGCGGGCCGCGGAACTCCAGGTGCAGTCGGGCCGCGAGGCACTGCGCAATGTCGGCCAGGGCGTGCTGCTCGACGCGGTCACCGCCTACACCAACGTGCTCGCCAACCAGTCGCTGGTCGAGGCGCAGCGGTCCAACGTCGCCTTCCTGCGCGAGACGCTCTCGGTCACCCAGCGCCGCCTCAACGCCGGCGATGTCACGCCGACCGACAGCGCGCAGGCCGAGGCGCGCCTCAACCGCGGCCTCGCCGACCTCAACGCAGCCGAAGTCGCGCTCGCCATCAGCCAGGCGACCTATGCGCAAGTGATCGGCAATTCACCGTCGCAGCTTCGGCCCGCCGAGGTCGTCGATCGCTATCTGCCGAAGAGCCGCGAGGACGCCATAACGATGGCGATCCGCCAGCATCCGGCGGTGATGGCCGCGAGCTTCGACGTCGATGTCGCCTCCACCAACATCCGCATCGCCGAAGGCACGCTGCTGCCGAGCGCCACGATCCAGGGCAGCGCCAGCAAGAGCCGCAACAACGACCCGACGCTCGGCACCTTCGCGGAAGACCAGGCTTCAATCGTCGCCAATGTCACCGCGCCGATCTACGATGGCGGGCAAGCCGCGTCGCAGACAAGGCAGGCCAAGGAGGTCACGGCACAGAGCCGGCTCGTGCTCGACCAGGTGCGCAACCAGGCGCGCACCGCGGCCGTGAGCGCCTGGGTTGCCAATGAAGGAGCCAAGATCGCGGTCTCGGCCTCGGAATCCGAAGTGAAAGCTGCGACCGTCGCGCTGCAGGGCGTGCAGCGCGAGGCGGCCGGCGGACAGCGCACGACGGTGGACGTGCTGAACTCGCAGGCCGATCGGATCCAGGCCAAGGCCCGCCTGATCGGCGCATTGCGCGACCGCGTGATCGCCTCCTACACGCTGCTCAGCGCCGTCGGGCATCTCGACGTCAAGACGCTGAACCTGAACACACCGGACTACCTGCCCGAGCTGCATTACCACCAGGTCCGCGATGCCTGGCACGGCCTGCGCACGCCGTCGGGGCAGTAG
- a CDS encoding enoyl-CoA hydratase, with product MSTFEHIIVESKGAVGIIKLNRPKMLNALSFGVFREIAAAVDDLEADDAIGCIVVTGSEKAFAAGADIKEMQPKGFIDMFSEDFAAIGGDRLARCRKPTIAAVAGYALGGGCELAMMCDVIIAADTARFGQPEITLGTIPGIGGTQRLTRAIGKSKAMDLCLTGRMMDAAEAERSGLVSRIVPADKLMDEVVAAAEKIAAMSRPAAAMAKEAVNRAFETTLAEGMSVERNLFHSTFALEDRSEGMAAFIEKRKPVNKNR from the coding sequence ATGAGCACGTTCGAACACATCATCGTCGAAAGCAAAGGCGCGGTCGGCATCATCAAGCTGAACCGGCCGAAGATGCTCAACGCACTCTCCTTCGGCGTCTTCCGCGAGATCGCCGCGGCGGTCGACGATCTCGAGGCCGATGACGCCATCGGCTGCATCGTCGTGACCGGCAGCGAGAAGGCCTTTGCCGCCGGCGCCGACATCAAGGAGATGCAGCCGAAGGGCTTCATCGACATGTTCTCCGAGGACTTTGCGGCAATCGGCGGCGATCGCCTCGCGCGTTGCCGCAAGCCGACGATTGCGGCGGTTGCCGGCTATGCGCTCGGCGGCGGCTGCGAGCTCGCCATGATGTGCGACGTCATCATCGCCGCCGACACCGCAAGGTTCGGCCAGCCCGAGATCACGCTCGGCACCATTCCCGGTATCGGCGGCACCCAGCGCCTGACGCGCGCGATCGGCAAGTCCAAGGCAATGGACCTGTGCCTCACCGGTCGCATGATGGATGCGGCGGAAGCCGAGCGCTCAGGCCTCGTCAGCCGCATCGTGCCCGCTGACAAGCTGATGGACGAGGTGGTGGCGGCAGCCGAGAAGATCGCCGCGATGTCGCGCCCTGCGGCCGCGATGGCCAAGGAAGCGGTGAACCGCGCCTTCGAGACCACGCTCGCCGAGGGCATGAGCGTCGAGCGCAACCTGTTCCACTCGACCTTCGCGCTGGAAGATCGCTCCGAGGGCATGGCGGCGTTCATCGAGAAGCGCAAGCCGGTGAACAAGAACCGGTAA
- a CDS encoding sigma-70 family RNA polymerase sigma factor, which produces MRGREDEWTGLMRSAMAGDDAAYHRLLKAVTPVLRAAARRGLARAGQPPDQAEDIVQEILLAVHLKRHTWDSEAPVAPWLFAIARNKLIDALRRRGRRVFVNIDDFAETLPGEAPQETASAGEVAAQLNTLPQRQRDVLQSIAVESASIKDTAAKLSMSEGAVRVALHRGLAALTAKLRDF; this is translated from the coding sequence GTGCGCGGACGTGAGGACGAATGGACCGGCCTGATGCGGTCGGCCATGGCAGGCGATGATGCGGCATATCATCGCCTGTTGAAGGCGGTCACGCCGGTGCTGCGCGCCGCGGCGAGGCGTGGCTTGGCGCGGGCCGGGCAACCTCCCGACCAGGCCGAGGATATCGTGCAGGAGATATTGTTGGCGGTGCACCTGAAGCGGCACACCTGGGACAGCGAGGCCCCCGTCGCGCCTTGGCTGTTCGCGATCGCCCGCAACAAGCTGATCGACGCGCTCAGGCGACGCGGCAGGCGCGTCTTCGTCAACATTGACGATTTCGCCGAGACGCTGCCGGGCGAGGCACCGCAGGAGACCGCGTCAGCGGGCGAGGTCGCAGCCCAGCTCAACACGCTGCCGCAGCGCCAGCGCGACGTGCTGCAATCGATCGCGGTCGAGAGCGCCTCGATCAAGGACACGGCGGCGAAGCTTTCGATGAGCGAAGGCGCGGTGCGGGTCGCACTGCATCGCGGACTTGCCGCACTGACCGCTAAACTGCGGGACTTCTAG
- a CDS encoding DUF1109 domain-containing protein, with the protein MDTDQLIRSLAADNAHRAPRVGAVLVMALLVAAPFSILIFATFLGVRPDVMTAMHNPFFDMKFAVTLSLAIPAIIVSLHLSRPEALMRGWGWLLLLPVGLLAVAIGSEAMMAPAMPMTMRLVGKNSRVCLSAIPAMSLPLLAAALFGLRHGAPSRPALAGALAGLVSAGLAATLYASHCTDDSPLFVATWYTLATALVTAIGALVGSKVLRY; encoded by the coding sequence ATGGATACCGACCAACTCATTCGCTCGCTCGCAGCCGACAACGCCCATCGCGCGCCGCGCGTTGGCGCCGTGCTTGTCATGGCGCTGCTGGTGGCAGCGCCCTTCTCGATCCTGATTTTCGCGACCTTCCTCGGCGTGCGGCCGGACGTGATGACGGCCATGCACAACCCGTTCTTCGACATGAAGTTCGCGGTCACGCTGTCGCTCGCGATCCCCGCGATCATCGTCAGCCTGCATCTGTCGCGCCCCGAAGCCTTAATGCGCGGCTGGGGCTGGCTGCTGCTGCTTCCGGTCGGCCTGCTCGCGGTTGCGATCGGCAGCGAGGCGATGATGGCGCCGGCCATGCCGATGACGATGCGGCTGGTTGGCAAGAACTCGCGCGTGTGTCTGTCGGCGATCCCTGCGATGTCGCTGCCGCTGCTTGCAGCAGCGCTGTTCGGCCTGCGCCACGGCGCGCCCTCGCGTCCTGCGCTCGCGGGTGCGCTCGCCGGTCTGGTGTCGGCAGGATTGGCTGCGACGCTCTACGCCTCGCACTGCACCGACGATTCGCCGCTGTTCGTCGCGACCTGGTACACGCTCGCGACCGCGCTTGTGACGGCGATCGGGGCGCTGGTGGGGTCCAAGGTCCTGCGCTACTGA
- a CDS encoding DUF2336 domain-containing protein has product MRSKSAKTSGNLLEELQAALSHGTVARRVETLRRVTDLFVGSSVDYSEDHIRVFDDVLQCLIEQIETSAKALLADRLAPIAAAPPKIIRTLALDEVIEVSGPVLSKSERLDEATLLEIARTRGQAHLKAISLRRVLSEALTDVLVARGNEDVVQSTVSNSGARLSEGSLAELVTRAERDDDLATCIGLRPDLPRHHYLKLVAKASSSVRRKLEAAHPELADEVSSVVQETAQRIRAAAMTKRTEMARALVKSLHEDGRLNEIQVTTFAEQGKFDETNAGLAALAGVAVETAETMMIESRTEGVMILAKVAGMSWPGVRAIIAMRERLSGGSQTDILTLRDTYEALRSSTAQQVLRFHRMQQGTTPA; this is encoded by the coding sequence ATGAGATCCAAATCCGCAAAAACATCCGGGAATCTGCTCGAGGAATTGCAGGCTGCGCTGTCGCACGGCACCGTCGCGCGCCGGGTCGAGACGCTCCGCCGCGTCACCGATCTCTTCGTGGGCAGCTCGGTGGACTATTCCGAGGACCACATCCGCGTGTTTGACGACGTGCTCCAGTGTCTGATCGAGCAGATCGAGACGTCGGCCAAGGCGCTGCTCGCCGACCGCCTCGCACCGATCGCGGCCGCGCCGCCGAAGATCATTCGCACGCTCGCGCTCGACGAGGTCATCGAGGTCTCCGGCCCCGTGCTGTCCAAATCGGAACGGCTGGACGAAGCGACCCTGCTCGAGATCGCGCGCACGAGGGGCCAGGCGCATCTCAAGGCGATCTCGCTGCGGCGGGTGCTGTCGGAAGCGCTTACCGACGTGCTGGTGGCGCGCGGCAACGAGGACGTGGTGCAGTCGACCGTCAGCAATTCGGGCGCGCGCCTCTCCGAGGGAAGCCTCGCCGAGCTCGTCACCCGCGCCGAACGCGACGACGACCTTGCAACCTGCATCGGCCTGCGGCCCGACCTGCCGCGTCATCATTATTTGAAGCTGGTCGCGAAAGCGTCATCTAGCGTGCGCAGGAAGCTCGAGGCCGCGCATCCGGAACTCGCGGACGAAGTGTCGAGCGTGGTCCAGGAAACGGCCCAGAGGATCCGCGCCGCCGCCATGACGAAGCGAACCGAGATGGCGCGCGCGTTGGTGAAATCGCTGCATGAGGACGGCCGCCTCAACGAAATCCAGGTCACCACTTTCGCCGAGCAGGGCAAGTTCGACGAAACCAATGCGGGGCTCGCGGCGCTCGCGGGCGTCGCGGTCGAGACCGCCGAGACCATGATGATCGAAAGCCGCACCGAGGGCGTGATGATCCTCGCCAAGGTCGCGGGCATGTCCTGGCCGGGCGTGCGCGCCATCATCGCCATGCGCGAGAGGCTCTCAGGCGGCTCGCAGACCGACATTCTGACGCTGCGCGACACCTACGAGGCACTGCGCTCATCGACTGCGCAGCAGGTGCTGCGCTTCCACCGCATGCAGCAGGGCACGACGCCGGCCTGA
- a CDS encoding GGDEF domain-containing protein, whose translation MSTAATSFPERNAPEVADLVLLPEAAAPEVLARRPRQRRQMYIGQAASYSLGASVLLLYAYGGAVTMAVPSLFWLGGLLIIGTFTVLSEAGFGDRFEDHYLTVFQISAHMALQLLFLIAVPTVGVAFIAVLFLIFAFGTLRMTSSQAMVTWGLATCGLALVFLGSDLPIGLPVTTRLERAASMLCFVLVIGQCAFLGLFGASLRKILYRRSIELKAAYRRIEELAELDELTGSYNRRCIMRLLDAEIEKSRQASMPCAIALIDLDWFKRINDAHGHPVGDEVLRTFAITIFANIRPADCFGRYGGEEFLLLLPDTSGDAAQRMLERLRSIVADLDWSAFSLSMRVTISAGVVPLRDLDTADTFLARADCALYSAKAQGRNRIATS comes from the coding sequence ATGAGCACGGCCGCGACGTCCTTTCCGGAGAGGAATGCCCCTGAGGTCGCGGATCTCGTCCTCTTGCCCGAGGCAGCAGCTCCCGAAGTCCTGGCGCGCCGGCCCCGGCAGCGCCGCCAGATGTACATCGGCCAGGCGGCGAGCTATTCGCTGGGCGCCTCGGTCCTGCTGCTCTACGCCTATGGCGGCGCGGTCACGATGGCCGTTCCATCGCTGTTCTGGCTCGGCGGCCTCCTGATCATCGGCACGTTCACGGTGCTGTCCGAAGCCGGCTTCGGCGACCGGTTCGAGGATCATTACCTCACTGTCTTCCAGATCTCGGCCCATATGGCGTTGCAGCTGTTGTTCCTGATCGCAGTGCCGACGGTCGGGGTCGCGTTCATCGCCGTGCTGTTTCTGATCTTCGCGTTCGGCACGCTGCGGATGACTTCGAGCCAGGCGATGGTCACCTGGGGCCTTGCCACCTGCGGGCTTGCCTTGGTCTTCCTGGGCTCGGACCTGCCGATCGGACTGCCGGTGACGACCCGGCTGGAACGAGCCGCCTCGATGCTCTGCTTCGTGCTGGTGATCGGCCAGTGCGCCTTTCTCGGCCTGTTCGGCGCCAGCCTGCGCAAGATCCTGTACCGGCGCAGCATCGAACTGAAGGCTGCCTATCGGCGCATCGAGGAGCTGGCCGAGCTCGACGAACTCACCGGCTCGTACAACCGCCGCTGCATCATGCGTCTTCTCGACGCCGAGATCGAAAAGTCGCGGCAGGCGTCGATGCCTTGCGCCATCGCGCTGATCGATCTCGACTGGTTCAAGCGCATCAACGACGCCCACGGCCATCCCGTCGGCGACGAGGTGCTGCGTACCTTCGCAATCACCATTTTCGCCAACATCCGCCCAGCCGACTGCTTCGGCCGCTACGGCGGCGAGGAATTCCTGCTGCTGCTGCCGGACACGTCGGGCGATGCCGCGCAACGCATGCTCGAGCGTTTGCGGAGCATCGTCGCCGATCTCGACTGGAGCGCATTCTCCCTAAGCATGCGCGTGACCATTTCCGCGGGCGTCGTGCCGCTGCGCGACCTCGATACTGCCGACACATTTCTCGCGCGCGCCGACTGCGCGCTCTATTCCGCCAAGGCGCAAGGGCGCAACCGCATTGCGACGAGCTGA